A section of the Clostridium felsineum DSM 794 genome encodes:
- a CDS encoding tetratricopeptide repeat protein, translated as MLYFNKATDYYNKKDYKKALSMYKKALELKENESASLYNSAVCLIKLKEYEKAIPFIKEAIKTKIDSRYFFNLGYCYAMLRDKKKALMYFNRAWALNYDDVDCEKAITLILNGYKKFSF; from the coding sequence ATGCTATATTTTAATAAGGCTACAGATTACTATAATAAAAAAGATTACAAAAAAGCACTTTCTATGTATAAAAAAGCTTTAGAGTTAAAAGAAAATGAATCTGCTTCATTATATAATTCAGCTGTGTGTCTCATAAAACTTAAAGAATATGAAAAGGCAATACCATTCATAAAAGAAGCAATAAAAACCAAAATAGATAGTAGATACTTCTTTAATCTAGGTTATTGCTATGCTATGCTTCGCGATAAGAAAAAAGCTTTAATGTATTTTAACAGAGCTTGGGCTCTTAATTATGATGATGTTGACTGCGAAAAAGCTATTACTCTTATTTTAAATGGTTATAAAAAGTTTTCCTTTTAA
- a CDS encoding glycosyltransferase family 2 protein — MEGIVSIVFSTYNNKEKALKCIESCLKQKYDKLYVIVADDGSSDGAQEEFIKIQKTDSRFRAILLEHKERGIARSKAISRAKRLGSDYIYIIDSDMILEEELIQKCVDFFNNNKKVGALIIPEHAFSEYKNFYSKVKVFERNIINNAGEEMGKNSIEAARFWKIDAYDLSGGINPGQISFEETQPTIRYVEKGGCVKRATFTKVYHDEKFVTLKNLLQKKKYYFSVMDKTIQSEKGGFMKTLKRWYFFRPVLYRASNLKRYVRHPILTLGVINMYTILTLIGVFQIIKHKK; from the coding sequence TTGGAAGGCATAGTATCAATAGTTTTCTCAACTTATAACAATAAAGAAAAGGCATTAAAGTGTATTGAAAGTTGTTTGAAACAAAAATATGATAAATTATATGTAATAGTAGCAGATGATGGATCAAGTGATGGGGCTCAAGAGGAATTTATAAAAATTCAAAAGACAGACTCTAGGTTTAGAGCCATACTACTTGAGCACAAAGAGAGAGGAATAGCTAGAAGTAAAGCAATATCTCGTGCAAAAAGGCTTGGGAGTGATTATATTTATATAATAGATTCAGATATGATATTAGAGGAAGAGCTTATACAAAAGTGTGTAGATTTTTTTAATAATAATAAAAAAGTAGGAGCGCTTATAATACCAGAGCATGCTTTTTCAGAATATAAAAATTTTTATTCAAAGGTTAAGGTTTTTGAAAGAAATATAATAAATAATGCAGGAGAAGAAATGGGAAAAAACTCCATAGAAGCAGCAAGATTTTGGAAAATAGATGCTTACGATTTGTCAGGAGGAATAAATCCTGGACAAATATCTTTTGAAGAAACACAACCTACTATAAGATATGTAGAAAAGGGAGGCTGTGTAAAAAGAGCGACATTTACAAAGGTTTACCATGATGAAAAATTTGTAACATTAAAAAATTTGCTTCAAAAGAAAAAGTATTATTTTTCTGTAATGGATAAAACAATACAATCAGAAAAAGGTGGATTTATGAAAACTCTTAAAAGGTGGTATTTTTTCAGACCAGTTTTATATAGAGCTAGCAATCTTAAAAGATATGTAAGGCATCCTATTTTAACACTGGGTGTAATAAATATGTATACGATTCTCACGCTTATAGGAGTGTTTCAAATTATAAAACATAAAAAGTGA
- a CDS encoding glycosyltransferase family 4 protein: MIDNKINILFLSWRDIKCPKSGGAEVFTHEMLKRVDFNKYNITHFSPMFEGAKEKEVIDNIEYIRRGNILSVLREARKYYKYNKEKIHFVVDQCNTHKFFTPLWVEKKKRIFFIHQLTREIWYANTKFPISTIGYLSETPTLRLYRNDYTITVSNSTKNDLLDIGFNKDKVHIFPEGIDFKPWEEDKLVKNKGDIFGYIGRFVNYKGIDAAVKAYVSLKKSKPNIKLWIIGKKKEKYIKEVLLPILQENNISYGSREENKDITFFGFVSDSEKLVLMSKMKALLFPSIREGFGLTVIEAGAVGTPTIVYNSKGLVDAVDNGKAGYLCENNTPENLCLLMKRVMENNNEYNMMAKNAYDFSLRFNWDSTSKYFDSFINYIKGEK; this comes from the coding sequence ATGATTGATAATAAAATTAATATATTATTTTTATCCTGGAGGGATATAAAATGTCCTAAAAGTGGAGGAGCAGAGGTATTTACACATGAAATGCTTAAAAGAGTAGACTTTAATAAATATAATATAACTCATTTTTCACCTATGTTTGAGGGAGCTAAGGAAAAAGAAGTTATAGATAATATAGAATATATAAGACGTGGAAATATCTTATCAGTACTAAGAGAAGCCAGGAAGTATTATAAATACAATAAAGAAAAGATCCATTTTGTAGTAGATCAATGTAATACTCATAAGTTCTTTACGCCACTATGGGTTGAAAAGAAAAAAAGAATATTCTTTATACATCAGCTTACGAGAGAAATTTGGTATGCTAATACTAAATTTCCAATAAGCACTATAGGCTATTTGTCAGAAACCCCTACATTAAGATTATATAGAAATGATTACACTATAACAGTATCAAATTCAACTAAAAATGATCTTCTAGATATAGGGTTTAATAAGGATAAGGTACATATTTTTCCTGAGGGCATTGATTTTAAACCTTGGGAAGAAGATAAGCTTGTAAAAAATAAGGGCGATATCTTTGGATATATAGGAAGGTTTGTGAATTATAAAGGTATTGACGCTGCAGTTAAAGCATATGTCAGCCTTAAAAAATCTAAACCGAATATTAAGCTTTGGATTATAGGAAAAAAGAAAGAGAAATATATTAAAGAAGTGTTATTGCCAATATTGCAAGAAAACAATATATCATATGGAAGTAGGGAAGAAAATAAAGATATAACTTTTTTTGGTTTCGTATCTGATAGTGAAAAACTTGTGTTAATGAGTAAAATGAAAGCTCTTTTATTCCCTTCAATAAGAGAAGGATTTGGACTTACTGTAATAGAAGCAGGTGCAGTTGGTACACCAACAATAGTATATAACTCAAAAGGCTTAGTGGATGCTGTTGACAATGGAAAAGCAGGATATTTGTGTGAGAATAACACACCTGAAAACCTATGTTTGCTTATGAAAAGAGTGATGGAAAATAATAATGAATACAATATGATGGCAAAAAATGCCTATGATTTTTCACTAAGATTTAATTGGGATAGTACATCAAAATATTTTGATAGTTTCATAAATTATATAAAAGGAGAGAAATAG
- a CDS encoding oligosaccharide flippase family protein — protein sequence MNIQIISNLLGKKKKIQEVIFPVLDVSLNGVNYFFHIFVSWYLIPKDYGRLNSLLSLISILTVIGVSFQTYTAKYISKGKDDEITLKGIFNCSILCFILFMCCMLIFSPLIIKTTKSDFISIIIIIFILGSNIILSVIRGIFQGNKSFFMLNISFYIEVGTKIIVLFLLLKNNRSIHSALLSILFGMVFSLIHGIYAARGFFNKKQKGNIPKTIVKKVTNIYVTNFFFNFFTSIDMIMVNYYLPQSSGIFAVVLKYNQLLSFASSSIFTVFIPLLTERIYDRKKFNKGIKNLFLIMLAVSTLTLIFYKFVMPYTVTMFFGKEYAQAKGYLFIGIISYIFLSFIFIIINIYMIIEKWMHFITLSVAAILFVIIIALFHRSISSIIYIEIIFYAVLFLMLLIGVFAKDLRQKGEINND from the coding sequence TTGAATATTCAAATTATCTCAAATCTGCTAGGTAAAAAAAAGAAGATTCAAGAAGTAATATTTCCTGTATTAGATGTTAGTTTAAATGGAGTAAACTATTTTTTTCATATATTTGTAAGCTGGTATTTAATTCCTAAAGATTATGGGAGACTTAATTCTCTTTTATCCTTAATATCAATTCTTACTGTCATTGGTGTGTCTTTTCAGACATATACAGCAAAGTATATTTCAAAAGGAAAAGATGATGAAATTACATTAAAAGGTATATTCAATTGTTCTATATTATGTTTTATACTTTTTATGTGCTGCATGCTTATTTTTTCACCGTTAATAATAAAAACTACAAAAAGTGATTTTATAAGTATTATTATAATTATTTTTATACTTGGTTCTAATATTATATTAAGTGTTATAAGAGGAATTTTCCAAGGTAATAAGAGCTTTTTTATGCTTAATATAAGTTTTTATATTGAAGTAGGAACAAAAATTATAGTACTGTTTTTGTTATTAAAAAACAATAGGAGCATACATTCAGCGCTTCTATCTATATTGTTTGGTATGGTATTTTCTTTGATTCATGGTATTTATGCAGCAAGAGGCTTTTTTAATAAAAAACAAAAAGGAAATATACCTAAAACTATAGTTAAAAAGGTTACTAATATTTATGTAACTAATTTCTTTTTTAATTTTTTTACTTCAATTGATATGATAATGGTTAACTATTATTTGCCTCAAAGTTCAGGTATATTTGCTGTTGTTTTAAAATATAATCAACTTTTAAGTTTTGCATCCTCAAGTATATTTACAGTATTTATTCCTCTTCTTACTGAGAGAATTTATGATAGGAAAAAGTTTAATAAGGGTATTAAGAATTTATTTTTAATAATGTTAGCGGTAAGCACTCTTACCCTCATATTTTATAAATTTGTAATGCCTTATACAGTTACAATGTTTTTCGGAAAGGAATATGCACAGGCTAAAGGATATTTGTTTATTGGAATAATATCATATATTTTCTTAAGTTTTATTTTTATTATAATAAATATTTATATGATAATTGAAAAATGGATGCATTTCATAACTCTTTCAGTAGCAGCTATTTTATTTGTTATTATAATAGCATTATTCCATAGAAGTATAAGCTCTATTATATATATTGAAATAATTTTTTACGCGGTACTCTTTCTTATGTTGCTAATAGGGGTTTTTGCTAAGGATTTAAGACAGAAGGGAGAGATTAACAATGATTGA
- a CDS encoding response regulator has protein sequence MYKNSILFVDDVKFILKTLDDLLKDEKFNKFYASNANEALDVLENNEIDVIVTDILMPGINGLQLLQIVKNKYPKIVRVALSGNYNSSFIIDAINKGEVYRYLTKPLNVGENYKKIIEETIEYSNYLKSAR, from the coding sequence ATGTACAAAAATTCAATATTGTTTGTTGATGATGTTAAGTTTATTTTAAAGACACTAGATGACCTTTTGAAAGATGAGAAGTTCAACAAATTTTATGCTTCAAATGCTAATGAGGCATTAGATGTACTTGAGAATAATGAAATTGATGTAATAGTAACGGATATACTTATGCCAGGAATAAATGGTCTTCAACTTTTACAAATAGTTAAGAATAAATACCCTAAAATAGTTAGAGTTGCTCTGTCAGGAAATTATAATTCTTCATTCATAATAGACGCTATAAATAAAGGAGAAGTCTATAGATATTTAACTAAACCATTGAATGTAGGAGAAAATTATAAAAAAATAATAGAGGAAACTATTGAATATTCAAATTATCTCAAATCTGCTAGGTAA
- a CDS encoding glycosyltransferase: MDSKIFIITDGKRNIPYKDIITFYDIDTFDLEELNFIKELSYSLVIIDANSSLKCISVANIIRLSNMWMPILIVVDAKTSLKTELEYLNNIKGLGQIKLLRWKDKYPYEIVDGIQSILKPMYFIKASNIAVVIPIYNEATRINYVYDFISKIKIMIEKGFTNASIFFLNDGSTDETEELVNKLLNHYKKNVEWIDDKASISYYKLSYNTRKAGTYIEALSHIRADTIIFVDSDDSFKIDDIVLMLNTIKLGYYDIVIGTKDKTAEDRSVIRKFVSFFKRIITKPLLPGKIDDSQTGLKIMNWNCAKYILPYLHEDMQLAIDLEMLYIAKKLNFRVFQLPVRCTDREGSHVNVVKDSLKFIKSIFKIKKLHKNMR, encoded by the coding sequence TTGGATAGCAAAATATTTATAATAACTGATGGCAAAAGGAATATACCATATAAGGATATAATAACATTCTATGATATAGATACGTTTGATTTGGAGGAACTAAATTTTATAAAAGAACTCTCCTATTCTCTAGTTATAATAGATGCAAATAGTTCTTTAAAGTGTATTTCTGTAGCAAATATTATAAGACTATCAAATATGTGGATGCCAATTCTTATAGTAGTAGATGCAAAAACTTCATTAAAAACAGAACTAGAGTATTTAAATAATATAAAAGGACTCGGACAAATAAAATTACTTAGGTGGAAGGATAAATATCCATATGAAATTGTAGATGGAATTCAAAGTATTTTAAAACCAATGTATTTTATAAAGGCATCAAACATAGCAGTAGTTATTCCAATATATAATGAAGCAACAAGAATTAATTATGTTTATGATTTTATAAGTAAAATAAAAATTATGATAGAAAAGGGCTTTACAAATGCTAGTATCTTCTTTTTAAATGATGGAAGTACTGATGAAACAGAAGAATTAGTAAACAAGCTATTGAACCACTATAAAAAGAATGTAGAGTGGATAGATGATAAAGCAAGTATATCTTACTACAAGCTCAGTTATAACACTAGAAAAGCAGGTACATATATAGAAGCACTTAGTCATATACGTGCAGATACTATAATTTTTGTGGACTCTGATGATTCTTTTAAAATTGATGATATAGTTCTTATGCTCAATACAATTAAACTTGGATATTATGATATAGTGATTGGAACTAAGGATAAAACGGCAGAAGATAGAAGTGTTATTAGGAAATTTGTAAGTTTCTTTAAAAGAATTATTACTAAACCTTTGCTTCCAGGAAAAATAGACGATTCGCAGACAGGTCTTAAAATAATGAATTGGAATTGTGCTAAATATATATTGCCGTATTTACATGAGGATATGCAGCTAGCTATAGATCTTGAGATGCTATATATTGCAAAAAAACTTAATTTTAGGGTTTTTCAGCTTCCCGTTAGATGTACAGATAGAGAAGGTTCACATGTGAATGTAGTAAAGGATTCTTTAAAATTTATTAAGAGTATTTTTAAAATAAAAAAGTTACATAAAAATATGAGGTAA
- a CDS encoding transglutaminase domain-containing protein produces MKINPITLILIFVFLFPIARGFLFKFSSYDLKRDTENLLNSIAFIAAIFIGIKYYKVIFLNYESSEVFKFIPKEISSILVSRPYILYFVIIPIFVYIVYKLIGAVLNLIARFTFFNIYDVVDKMISNKSNIVKRVLGAIVQLPRGICYLVTVLFLLNAVAIINPGMKINSYLKDSEAYNYLCKRIIVPVTNSSVAKNFPNILDNSFKIVTKPDNINKSGNVSKDGNNVNTDDNNNPNVIVYYNGVTLEDGVKSNDQINNFARNMTYNSRGNLSKSRKLYDWIGYNIEYDYDKANMVLNNNYNVKSGAIPTFNTRKGICFDYSCLYVAMARANNIKVRLVTGEGFNGTSWVSHAWNQVYIPESNTWINVDTTFAKGGNYFNNNSFNIDHRNAKVIGEW; encoded by the coding sequence TTGAAAATTAATCCTATAACTTTAATTTTAATATTTGTATTTTTATTTCCAATAGCTAGAGGATTTTTATTTAAATTTTCTTCCTATGATTTAAAAAGGGATACAGAAAATTTGTTGAATAGCATAGCGTTTATTGCAGCTATTTTCATAGGAATAAAGTATTATAAAGTTATTTTTTTGAATTATGAAAGTAGTGAGGTATTTAAATTTATACCAAAAGAAATATCAAGTATTTTAGTTAGTAGACCTTATATATTGTATTTTGTAATTATACCCATTTTCGTATATATAGTTTATAAACTTATTGGAGCAGTACTTAATTTAATTGCAAGGTTTACTTTTTTTAACATATATGATGTTGTGGATAAAATGATATCTAATAAAAGCAATATTGTTAAGAGAGTACTTGGGGCAATAGTTCAACTCCCAAGAGGAATATGTTATCTTGTGACAGTATTATTTTTGTTAAATGCTGTAGCCATAATAAATCCGGGCATGAAAATAAATAGCTATCTTAAGGATTCTGAGGCATATAATTATTTGTGTAAAAGAATCATAGTTCCAGTAACAAATTCTAGTGTGGCTAAAAACTTTCCTAATATTTTAGATAATTCATTTAAAATTGTGACAAAACCAGACAATATTAATAAATCAGGAAATGTTTCTAAAGATGGAAATAATGTAAATACTGATGATAATAATAATCCTAATGTAATTGTTTATTATAATGGTGTAACTCTAGAAGATGGAGTAAAATCTAATGATCAAATTAATAATTTTGCTCGAAATATGACCTATAATTCTAGAGGAAATTTAAGTAAATCAAGAAAATTATATGATTGGATAGGCTATAATATAGAGTACGATTATGATAAAGCTAATATGGTTTTGAATAACAATTATAATGTGAAATCTGGAGCAATCCCAACCTTTAATACTAGAAAAGGGATATGTTTTGATTATTCTTGCTTGTATGTTGCTATGGCAAGAGCTAACAATATCAAAGTAAGATTAGTGACTGGAGAGGGATTTAATGGTACATCATGGGTAAGCCATGCATGGAATCAAGTATATATTCCTGAAAGTAATACATGGATTAATGTTGATACGACATTTGCTAAGGGTGGAAATTATTTCAACAATAATTCCTTTAATATCGATCATAGAAATGCAAAAGTAATTGGAGAATGGTAA
- the recX gene encoding recombination regulator RecX yields the protein MDNTITKIETQKKKKDRVNVYIDGEYSFSCNAELIYIHALKKGKIVNMDYLKDIIEEDNYLYAKSRALSFIERTFKTENEIRVKLKEKEFNDTVIDRVIEFLRKYNFVDDTKYAELYIKERIAKQGKLKIKYSLVKKGIDDSIIDEKLSKYESKDEKYINAMREAALKKYTSIAKKETDKFKIKRKLSSYLMGRGYSWSEIGDILKEIFMENY from the coding sequence ATGGATAATACTATAACAAAAATAGAAACTCAAAAGAAGAAAAAGGATAGAGTTAACGTATATATAGATGGTGAATATTCCTTTTCTTGCAATGCCGAACTCATATATATACACGCCTTGAAAAAGGGTAAAATTGTCAATATGGATTATCTTAAGGATATAATCGAGGAGGATAATTACTTATATGCTAAAAGTAGGGCGTTAAGTTTTATTGAAAGGACCTTTAAAACTGAAAATGAAATACGCGTAAAATTAAAAGAAAAAGAGTTTAATGATACAGTAATAGATCGTGTGATTGAATTTCTTAGAAAATATAATTTTGTAGATGACACAAAATATGCAGAATTATATATAAAGGAGAGAATAGCTAAACAAGGTAAATTAAAAATAAAGTACTCCCTTGTAAAAAAAGGAATAGACGATAGCATTATAGACGAGAAGTTAAGTAAATATGAGAGCAAGGATGAAAAGTATATAAATGCAATGAGAGAAGCAGCATTAAAAAAGTATACAAGTATTGCTAAAAAAGAAACTGATAAATTCAAAATAAAGAGAAAACTGTCTAGCTATTTAATGGGACGAGGTTATTCATGGAGTGAAATAGGAGATATCCTAAAAGAAATTTTTATGGAGAATTATTAG
- a CDS encoding M16 family metallopeptidase yields the protein MNNNIFDSKELKLHNGLRIVSIKKETELFSLHAGVKIGSIYESDEQRGAAHFVEHMLFKGTRNLTNEELNKSFENLGGEYNAYTDYNCTVYSITALCDEINKAVELISDMLQNPSFDEKEFKKEKKVILSEINSNKDDIEDYCYTKVHEIGFSKSPLKYDTIGTKSNIEGFTAEFIKDFYKTYYLPNNSYIVIVSKFNHEEIFDLVKQHFNSWTEGKLEDKSIIVEENIPKIVTNYKKDITQSSIIYMFTAYNLNRFEEAALKILNYKLGESANSILFREIRENKGLAYDIYSDLNLSKHVKTMYIYTAVDNENVKEAMNSINESIEKIKKDEKTLDEDSILLMKKVLKTSLAFTIEDTTDIGNYVVHQYIDDEDIYEFLEDMKYVDTIKNEDVRQIARKVLSNPSIYIVKAKGSV from the coding sequence ATGAATAACAATATTTTTGATTCAAAGGAATTAAAATTACATAATGGACTAAGAATTGTTTCTATAAAAAAAGAAACAGAGTTATTTTCACTGCATGCAGGTGTTAAAATAGGATCTATATATGAAAGCGATGAACAAAGAGGAGCAGCACATTTTGTAGAGCACATGCTGTTTAAAGGAACTAGAAATCTTACTAATGAAGAGTTGAATAAGAGTTTTGAAAATCTTGGAGGAGAATACAATGCTTATACTGACTACAATTGTACAGTATACAGCATAACTGCACTTTGTGATGAAATTAATAAGGCAGTAGAACTGATTTCAGACATGCTTCAAAATCCTTCTTTTGATGAAAAGGAATTTAAAAAGGAAAAGAAAGTAATACTATCAGAAATAAATAGTAATAAAGATGATATAGAAGATTATTGTTATACCAAGGTACATGAAATTGGTTTTTCAAAAAGTCCATTAAAATATGACACGATAGGTACAAAATCAAATATCGAAGGTTTTACAGCGGAATTTATTAAGGATTTCTATAAGACATATTATTTACCTAATAATTCTTATATAGTCATTGTATCGAAGTTTAATCATGAAGAAATTTTTGATTTAGTAAAACAACATTTCAATTCATGGACTGAAGGAAAACTAGAGGATAAATCAATAATAGTTGAGGAAAATATACCAAAGATTGTTACTAATTATAAAAAAGATATAACACAAAGTAGTATAATATATATGTTTACTGCCTATAATTTAAATAGATTTGAAGAAGCAGCACTAAAAATATTAAATTATAAATTAGGGGAGAGTGCAAACAGTATATTGTTTAGAGAAATAAGGGAGAATAAAGGACTTGCATATGATATATATTCAGATCTTAATTTATCGAAGCATGTTAAAACAATGTACATTTATACGGCTGTAGATAATGAAAATGTTAAAGAAGCTATGAATAGTATAAATGAGTCTATAGAAAAGATAAAAAAGGACGAAAAAACTCTAGATGAGGATTCTATTTTACTTATGAAAAAGGTTTTGAAAACATCTCTCGCGTTTACAATAGAAGATACAACAGATATAGGAAATTATGTGGTCCATCAATATATTGATGATGAAGATATATATGAGTTTTTAGAAGATATGAAATATGTTGATACTATAAAAAATGAAGATGTTAGACAAATAGCTAGAAAGGTTCTTTCTAATCCTTCAATTTATATAGTAAAAGCAAAAGGAAGTGTTTAG
- a CDS encoding restriction endonuclease has protein sequence MANWWMINNVNDNEDIVKKWIENGVVTLGFPEIGDPMKYDTKDKLLVRCDEVYSDKTPMMRIQCEGYIWKFAREILKGDKLFAYDSQKREYHIGVVESNYNYDPSGYPDCPNTFKVKWLGKQINEDDMSSELKKSLKSNSCVYMVFGCEAEIGRLLVSSGNVNDIIEKEKRLYNDVIECIKTIIYKMDSSKFDMILKEILTAMEYKVSSHFDNDNKNSYLIISEDKLNFSKNIIRVCILKNSEITSSKNIMDIIDKYTDQISNYLIVSDDPIDKGIMGEIAKKYFIVNMYGRDMVEKLFSNYDKLNDEVKSILSLKKLYI, from the coding sequence GTGGCAAACTGGTGGATGATAAACAATGTTAACGATAATGAGGACATTGTAAAAAAATGGATAGAGAATGGCGTGGTAACTTTAGGATTTCCTGAAATAGGGGATCCTATGAAATATGATACAAAAGATAAGCTTTTGGTTAGATGTGATGAGGTTTATAGTGATAAAACACCAATGATGAGAATTCAATGTGAAGGATATATATGGAAGTTCGCTAGAGAGATTTTAAAGGGAGATAAGTTGTTTGCATATGATTCACAAAAAAGAGAATATCATATAGGTGTAGTGGAATCAAATTATAATTATGATCCATCTGGTTATCCGGATTGTCCTAACACGTTTAAAGTAAAATGGCTTGGTAAGCAAATAAATGAAGATGATATGTCAAGTGAGCTTAAAAAATCATTAAAGTCAAATAGTTGTGTTTACATGGTTTTCGGATGTGAAGCAGAAATAGGAAGATTACTTGTTTCTAGTGGTAATGTAAATGATATAATAGAAAAGGAAAAGAGATTATATAATGATGTAATTGAATGTATTAAAACAATAATTTACAAAATGGATAGCAGCAAATTTGATATGATTTTAAAAGAAATTTTAACAGCTATGGAATACAAGGTAAGTTCACATTTTGATAATGATAATAAAAACTCATATCTTATTATAAGCGAGGATAAGCTTAATTTTAGTAAAAACATAATTAGAGTTTGCATTTTAAAAAATTCGGAAATAACCTCAAGTAAGAACATAATGGATATTATTGATAAATACACAGATCAAATAAGTAATTATTTAATTGTAAGCGATGATCCTATAGATAAGGGGATAATGGGAGAAATTGCAAAAAAGTATTTTATTGTTAACATGTATGGAAGAGATATGGTGGAAAAGTTATTTTCCAATTATGATAAATTAAATGATGAAGTGAAGAGTATACTTTCTCTAAAGAAATTGTACATTTAG